The Thermoleophilaceae bacterium genome has a segment encoding these proteins:
- a CDS encoding M42 family metallopeptidase: MIDDLLRTLLTSPGPSGHEQAPAAAWRGSAAGFADVSTDTLGSVVARVGGSAGGPLLAVVGHIDEIGLIVTHVDDEGFLWFRGVGGWDWQVLVGQRVELATRDGRVPGVVGRKPIHLLKDEERKKVVEMESLHIDIGAKDGDEARSLVRVGDTAVIAAEPVELPNGRIVSRSLDNRLGAWVAHEAARLVAEAGGAPGDVAGVAAAQEEITLGGARTTAFALDPACAIVVDVTHASDAPGVDPRREGKHELGSGPVLTRGTVVNPRLFELLHDTAEAEGIPFTVEATGGRTGTDADTIHLSRAGVPSAVVSIPLRYMHSPVEMVQLSDVEACARLIAAAAQRLEPGFSFER; encoded by the coding sequence GTGATCGACGACCTCCTCCGCACCCTTCTCACCTCCCCCGGGCCTTCCGGCCACGAGCAGGCTCCGGCCGCCGCCTGGCGCGGGTCGGCCGCGGGCTTCGCCGACGTGTCCACCGACACGCTGGGCTCGGTGGTCGCGCGGGTCGGCGGCAGCGCCGGCGGGCCGCTTCTGGCGGTGGTCGGCCACATCGACGAGATCGGGCTGATCGTCACGCACGTGGACGACGAGGGCTTTCTCTGGTTCCGCGGGGTGGGAGGCTGGGACTGGCAGGTCCTCGTGGGCCAGCGGGTGGAGCTGGCCACCCGCGACGGCCGCGTGCCGGGCGTGGTGGGCCGCAAGCCCATCCACCTGCTCAAGGACGAGGAGCGCAAGAAGGTGGTGGAGATGGAGAGCCTGCACATCGACATCGGGGCGAAGGACGGCGACGAGGCGCGGTCGCTCGTGCGCGTGGGCGACACGGCGGTCATCGCCGCCGAGCCCGTGGAGCTGCCCAACGGCCGGATCGTGTCGCGCTCGCTGGACAACCGGCTCGGCGCCTGGGTTGCCCACGAGGCCGCGCGGCTGGTGGCCGAGGCCGGGGGCGCGCCCGGGGACGTGGCGGGCGTGGCCGCGGCGCAGGAGGAGATCACGCTGGGCGGCGCGCGCACCACCGCGTTCGCACTCGACCCGGCCTGCGCGATCGTCGTGGACGTGACGCATGCCAGCGACGCCCCGGGCGTGGACCCGCGGCGGGAGGGCAAGCACGAGCTTGGCTCCGGCCCGGTGCTCACACGCGGCACGGTGGTGAACCCGCGGCTGTTCGAGCTGCTGCACGACACCGCCGAGGCCGAGGGCATCCCGTTCACCGTCGAGGCCACCGGCGGGCGGACGGGCACGGACGCGGACACCATCCACCTCTCCCGCGCGGGGGTGCCCAGCGCCGTTGTCTCCATCCCGCTGCGCTACATGCACTCGCCGGTGGAGATGGTGCAGCTCTCCGACGTGGAGGCCTGCGCCCGGCTCATCGCCGCCGCTGCGCAGAGGCTCGAGCCGGGCTTCTCCTTCGAGAGGTAG
- a CDS encoding 3-hydroxyacyl-CoA dehydrogenase family protein has product MSERLGIAGSGTIACGLARLAGEHGDVVLWARSEDSAERARGKLDGAAEVVTDLEGLSGTSAVVEAVVEDSGVKCGLLTDLDAALPDDAVLATTTSSLSVAHLAGASGRPDRFAALHVFNPVEKMELVELSFPPQASDDTRRRVTGLCEALGKTVVEVPDVPGFVVNRLLFPYLFDTVRLLEQTGLEPEAVDTCMTLGAGHPMGPLALLDFVGLDVAVAIGESIETEIPTRVRALVESGRLGRKSGRGFYEYA; this is encoded by the coding sequence ATGAGCGAGCGGCTCGGCATCGCGGGGAGCGGGACGATCGCCTGCGGCCTGGCACGCCTCGCGGGGGAGCACGGGGACGTGGTGCTGTGGGCCCGCAGCGAGGACTCGGCGGAGCGCGCCCGCGGCAAGCTCGACGGCGCGGCCGAGGTGGTCACCGACCTCGAAGGGCTGTCCGGCACCTCGGCGGTGGTGGAGGCGGTGGTGGAGGACAGCGGGGTGAAGTGCGGGCTGCTCACCGACCTCGACGCCGCCCTGCCCGACGACGCCGTGCTCGCCACCACCACCTCGTCGCTGTCGGTGGCCCACCTGGCCGGCGCCAGCGGCCGGCCCGACCGCTTCGCCGCCCTCCACGTCTTCAACCCGGTGGAGAAGATGGAGCTCGTCGAGCTCTCGTTCCCGCCGCAGGCCTCAGACGACACGCGCCGGCGCGTGACCGGCCTGTGCGAGGCGCTCGGCAAGACCGTGGTGGAGGTGCCGGACGTGCCCGGCTTCGTGGTCAACCGCCTGCTCTTCCCCTACCTCTTCGACACGGTGCGCCTGCTCGAGCAGACCGGCCTCGAGCCCGAGGCGGTGGACACGTGCATGACGCTCGGCGCCGGGCATCCGATGGGCCCTCTGGCGCTGCTCGACTTCGTGGGGCTGGACGTGGCGGTGGCCATCGGCGAGTCGATCGAGACGGAGATCCCCACCCGGGTGCGAGCTCTCGTAGAGTCCGGCCGGCTCGGCCGCAAGAGCGGCCGCGGGTTCTACGAGTACGCGTGA
- a CDS encoding hemolysin family protein, with translation MTALLLVALVLLVLANGFFVAAEFALVRTRRSKMEALEADGARGATLALKQVDHIDEYLATCQLGITMASIGIGFLGEPALASLLEEPLGEVASHGVAVAIAFALAYLIATSLHITIGEQVPKIYSIVHAEGTSRRTAPGLEWFRISLKPLIIALNTVSNGMLRALGVNPEAEFEEASSSDDLKLLIARSAHGGTLDPGEAVMLSGVFHLHDQEARQVMTPLPAVVTVDVSENVETALRRCVESGHTRLVVTEEDNTDRVRGTVHNNSLARLLMSDGAKASIEPVVKDAMIVPETKPLDDLLADLQRERLPMAIVVDEYGRTVGIVSVEDIIEEIVGEIADETDPARGEVRQLANGDWYVRGHVPITDLADYGMDLPVDSDAYNSVGGFVFAELGRLPKRGDMVRANGYSLRVESVRENRIEAVRIRDHEPDSRVSEPLRDTNGSSVRNGG, from the coding sequence GTGACGGCCCTACTGCTCGTCGCGCTCGTCCTGCTCGTGCTCGCGAACGGGTTCTTCGTCGCGGCCGAGTTCGCCCTGGTGCGCACGCGCCGCTCGAAGATGGAGGCCCTCGAGGCCGACGGCGCGCGCGGCGCCACCCTCGCTCTCAAGCAGGTCGACCACATCGACGAGTACCTCGCCACCTGCCAGCTCGGCATCACGATGGCGTCGATCGGCATCGGCTTCCTCGGCGAGCCCGCCCTCGCCAGCCTGCTGGAGGAGCCGCTCGGCGAGGTGGCCAGCCACGGCGTCGCGGTGGCGATCGCGTTCGCGCTCGCCTACCTGATCGCCACCAGCCTCCACATCACGATCGGCGAGCAGGTCCCGAAGATCTACTCGATCGTCCACGCAGAGGGGACGTCGCGCCGCACCGCGCCCGGCCTGGAGTGGTTCCGCATCAGCCTCAAGCCGCTCATCATCGCGCTCAACACGGTGTCGAACGGGATGCTTCGCGCGCTCGGTGTCAACCCCGAGGCCGAGTTCGAGGAGGCGTCGAGCTCGGACGACCTCAAGCTGCTGATCGCGCGCAGCGCGCACGGCGGCACCCTGGACCCGGGTGAGGCGGTGATGCTGTCGGGCGTCTTCCACCTCCACGATCAGGAGGCGCGCCAGGTGATGACGCCGCTGCCGGCCGTGGTCACCGTCGACGTGTCCGAGAACGTCGAGACGGCCCTGCGGCGCTGCGTCGAGTCAGGCCACACCCGGCTCGTGGTCACCGAGGAGGACAACACGGACCGCGTGCGAGGAACCGTGCACAACAACTCACTCGCGCGCCTGCTCATGAGCGACGGGGCGAAGGCGTCCATCGAGCCCGTGGTCAAGGACGCGATGATCGTGCCCGAGACCAAGCCGCTCGACGACCTGCTGGCCGACCTCCAGCGCGAGCGCCTTCCGATGGCCATCGTCGTGGACGAGTACGGCCGCACCGTGGGCATCGTGTCGGTGGAGGACATCATCGAGGAGATCGTCGGGGAGATCGCCGACGAGACCGACCCAGCCCGCGGCGAGGTGCGCCAGCTGGCCAACGGGGACTGGTACGTGCGCGGCCACGTGCCGATTACCGACCTCGCCGACTACGGCATGGACCTGCCGGTGGACTCCGACGCCTACAACTCGGTCGGCGGCTTCGTCTTCGCCGAGCTGGGCAGGCTTCCCAAGCGCGGCGACATGGTGCGCGCCAACGGCTACTCGCTGAGGGTGGAGTCGGTGCGCGAGAACCGGATAGAGGCCGTCCGGATCCGGGACCACGAGCCGGATTCGCGCGTATCCGAGCCGCTGCGCGACACCAACGGGAGCTCCGTCCGCAACGGGGGCTAG
- a CDS encoding sialidase family protein, with amino-acid sequence MPRRSTAWLSALGLLLALAPAGAAEAREVRVFAMQPRLGIGWLESRESYREKLFGLMEREAEPHLRGPDDPARPPETARDLVLWPESVGLFAALTGERAQLARAAGSLEASIVTLIAAYAPQEAYYAARFPELATRIVQTRLLATALTDTFGRTVIEPFAEMADRHDVYLHAGVDMVREWRIVCADRDTFQPPPGAERCDEEDPARVALLRDPSEPSRDYAYEAVRGDPSVMALVFDPDGRLISKQVKTYLTPTELGPDEGSLGLDLVPGEVSDGLGAVETPVGTLGFVTSKDAWMPDVVQKLDQRHVDLLVQPEFFVGSLVSTSGLWYPDLLKASGYSDLVRHPSFEALALPEMTGGVFSFYADHQSHVAVKPRTGREEGGSLVGQPSAPGLQSSPWVVPDPLHPGEPFDERRRRLGLAGEALAPGSGVECEGDPPGPCEDGHVEGVFFRDVEVARSRPRRRWRGRRTRTRFTPSRAASPSPHPQRNAAVARRGRHAVLAFEERTGGGDQIFLVRSDDGGRTWSERVRPTGRPAGATDEWWPAVALAPDGTVTVAWVDRSSGRERVYLSRSADFGAGFGPAAPLDPGPAAGVAQWKPALAQGAGDVVQAVFVDERDRHPNGSPQAGVFHARIAAGEPEPARRLDGGEPAPPAANLDNAWAPSVEARGSRVLVAWTDFLNYDWDVFARASGDGGDSFGAADQVNDAQGEGFGDSPQAVLGAGRPFVAFTDFGPGEESQRRPHPMYDVYVASPGAEGVHQADPHGARHASAFAGAACAAARDDVLVAFQDAASGQNDIRIARLADGERRGPAYRVDDAGRGGGNAWRPRLACSRGGVLAAWEDERDGPQQVYAAVARSRRLR; translated from the coding sequence GCCCAGGCTCGGCATCGGCTGGCTGGAGAGCCGCGAGAGCTACCGGGAGAAGCTGTTCGGGCTGATGGAACGGGAGGCCGAGCCGCATCTGCGCGGCCCCGACGACCCCGCCCGCCCGCCGGAGACGGCGCGCGACCTCGTGCTCTGGCCGGAGTCGGTCGGGCTGTTCGCGGCGTTGACGGGTGAGCGCGCGCAGCTCGCGCGCGCGGCCGGCTCGCTGGAGGCCTCGATCGTCACCCTGATCGCGGCATACGCCCCGCAGGAGGCCTACTACGCCGCCCGCTTCCCCGAGCTCGCCACGCGCATCGTCCAGACGCGCCTGCTGGCCACCGCGCTCACCGACACCTTCGGGCGCACGGTCATCGAGCCGTTCGCCGAGATGGCGGACCGCCACGACGTCTATCTCCACGCCGGCGTGGACATGGTGCGCGAGTGGCGCATCGTCTGCGCCGACCGCGACACGTTCCAGCCGCCGCCCGGCGCCGAGCGCTGCGACGAGGAGGACCCTGCGCGGGTGGCGCTGCTGCGCGACCCCTCCGAGCCCTCGCGTGACTACGCGTACGAGGCGGTGCGGGGCGACCCCTCCGTGATGGCGCTCGTCTTCGACCCCGATGGCCGGCTGATCTCGAAGCAGGTGAAGACCTACCTCACGCCCACTGAGCTGGGCCCCGACGAGGGCTCGCTCGGTCTCGACCTCGTGCCCGGCGAGGTCAGCGACGGCCTCGGCGCCGTGGAGACCCCGGTGGGCACGCTGGGCTTCGTGACGAGCAAGGACGCCTGGATGCCGGACGTGGTGCAGAAGCTCGACCAGCGCCATGTGGACCTGCTCGTGCAGCCCGAGTTCTTCGTGGGCAGCCTCGTGTCCACCAGCGGCCTCTGGTATCCCGATCTGCTCAAGGCGTCGGGCTACAGCGACCTGGTTCGCCACCCGTCCTTCGAGGCGCTCGCCCTGCCGGAGATGACAGGAGGCGTCTTCAGCTTCTACGCCGACCACCAGTCGCACGTCGCCGTCAAGCCACGGACGGGGCGGGAGGAGGGAGGCTCCCTCGTGGGCCAGCCGTCCGCACCCGGCCTCCAGTCCTCGCCCTGGGTGGTGCCCGATCCCCTCCACCCGGGCGAGCCCTTCGACGAGCGCCGGCGCAGGCTGGGCCTCGCCGGTGAGGCGCTGGCGCCCGGGTCGGGTGTGGAGTGTGAGGGCGACCCCCCGGGGCCGTGCGAGGACGGGCACGTGGAGGGGGTGTTCTTCCGCGACGTGGAGGTCGCGCGCTCGCGCCCGCGCCGGCGCTGGCGCGGCCGGCGCACGCGCACGCGTTTCACGCCGTCGCGTGCGGCCAGCCCCTCGCCGCATCCGCAGCGCAACGCCGCGGTGGCGCGCCGCGGCCGCCACGCAGTGCTCGCGTTCGAGGAGCGCACCGGCGGCGGCGACCAGATCTTCCTCGTGCGCTCCGATGACGGCGGGCGCACGTGGTCCGAGCGCGTGCGCCCCACCGGCCGCCCGGCCGGGGCCACCGACGAGTGGTGGCCGGCGGTGGCGCTCGCCCCGGACGGGACGGTGACGGTGGCGTGGGTGGACCGTTCGAGCGGGCGCGAGCGCGTGTATCTCAGCCGCTCGGCGGACTTCGGCGCCGGCTTCGGCCCGGCGGCGCCCCTCGACCCGGGTCCCGCGGCCGGGGTGGCGCAGTGGAAGCCGGCGCTGGCCCAGGGCGCCGGCGATGTCGTGCAGGCGGTCTTCGTGGACGAGCGCGACCGTCATCCCAACGGCTCCCCGCAGGCCGGGGTCTTCCACGCGCGCATCGCCGCCGGCGAGCCGGAGCCGGCGAGGCGCCTCGACGGCGGCGAGCCCGCGCCGCCGGCGGCCAACCTCGACAACGCCTGGGCGCCGAGCGTCGAGGCCCGCGGCAGCCGCGTGCTGGTGGCGTGGACGGACTTCCTCAACTACGACTGGGACGTGTTCGCGCGCGCCTCCGGCGACGGCGGCGACTCCTTCGGCGCCGCCGACCAGGTCAACGACGCACAGGGCGAGGGCTTCGGCGACTCGCCGCAGGCGGTGCTCGGCGCCGGGCGGCCGTTCGTGGCATTCACCGACTTCGGGCCGGGCGAGGAGTCGCAGCGGCGCCCGCACCCGATGTACGACGTGTACGTGGCGAGTCCCGGCGCCGAGGGCGTCCACCAGGCCGACCCGCACGGCGCCCGCCACGCGTCGGCGTTCGCCGGCGCGGCCTGCGCCGCGGCGCGCGACGACGTGCTCGTGGCCTTCCAGGACGCGGCATCCGGCCAGAACGACATCCGCATCGCGCGGCTCGCGGACGGCGAGCGCCGCGGCCCCGCCTACCGGGTGGACGATGCCGGGCGCGGCGGCGGCAACGCCTGGCGCCCGCGGCTTGCCTGCTCGCGCGGCGGAGTGCTGGCCGCCTGGGAGGACGAGCGCGACGGCCCGCAGCAGGTGTACGCCGCGGTGGCCCGCAGCCGCCGTCTCCGGTAG